The following are from one region of the Pseudomonas putida genome:
- the mqo gene encoding malate dehydrogenase (quinone), which produces MKKFLLTFLCLGVIGCSKPAEPEKTVDVLLIGGGIMSASLGTYLTELEPSWKVDVYERLGQVAEESSNAWNNAGTGHSAFCELNYTSVGKDGSIDISKAVGVNEQFEVSKQFWAYQVEQGVLSNPKSFINNVPHMSFVWGDDNVAFLHKRVDALQHSSLFRGMEISEDHEQIRKWAPLVMEGRDPGQKVAATRMAIGTDVNFGEITRQLFAAMTRNPNVSLNLRHEVRDIVRNDDGTWQVRVADLANGGKEKAINARFVFIGAGGGALKLLQKSGIPEAEGYAGFPVGGQFLMTDNPDLVARHQAKLYGKASVGAPPMSVPHLDTRMIDGQQVLLFGPFATFSTKYLKHGSLLDMFASLNSHNVLPMVNAGIDNIDLSTYLMGQLMLSFDDRMNALREYFPNAKNEDWKLLQAGQRVQVIKRDPVLGGVLQFGTEVVAAQDGSIAALLGASPGASTAAPIMLTVLEKTFKDRIQSPAWQARLKQIVPSYGQKLNNNLALTNQTRAWSSERLQLLYVPVEAEVSH; this is translated from the coding sequence ATGAAGAAATTCCTGCTGACGTTCCTCTGCCTGGGCGTCATCGGCTGCTCCAAACCCGCGGAACCGGAAAAGACCGTCGACGTGCTGCTGATCGGTGGTGGCATCATGAGTGCCAGCCTGGGCACCTACCTCACCGAGCTTGAGCCCTCCTGGAAGGTCGACGTCTACGAACGCCTGGGCCAGGTCGCCGAAGAAAGCTCCAATGCCTGGAACAACGCCGGTACCGGTCACTCGGCGTTCTGCGAGCTCAACTACACCAGCGTCGGCAAGGACGGCAGCATCGACATCAGCAAGGCTGTGGGGGTCAACGAGCAGTTCGAGGTGTCCAAGCAGTTCTGGGCCTACCAGGTCGAGCAGGGTGTGCTGAGCAACCCGAAGTCGTTCATCAACAACGTGCCGCACATGAGCTTTGTCTGGGGTGACGACAACGTTGCCTTCCTGCACAAGCGCGTCGATGCTCTGCAGCACAGCTCGCTGTTCCGCGGCATGGAAATCTCCGAAGACCATGAGCAGATTCGTAAGTGGGCACCGCTGGTGATGGAAGGGCGTGACCCGGGGCAGAAGGTCGCTGCCACGCGCATGGCCATCGGCACCGACGTGAACTTTGGCGAAATCACTCGCCAGCTGTTCGCCGCAATGACCCGCAACCCCAACGTGTCGCTGAACCTGCGCCATGAAGTGCGCGACATCGTGCGCAACGACGACGGCACCTGGCAGGTGCGAGTGGCCGACCTGGCCAACGGTGGCAAGGAAAAGGCCATCAACGCCCGCTTCGTGTTCATTGGTGCCGGTGGTGGTGCGCTGAAGCTGCTGCAGAAGTCGGGCATTCCCGAAGCCGAAGGCTATGCCGGCTTCCCGGTCGGTGGCCAGTTCCTGATGACCGACAACCCCGACCTGGTCGCCCGCCACCAGGCCAAGCTGTACGGCAAGGCCTCGGTCGGCGCGCCGCCGATGTCGGTACCGCACCTGGATACACGAATGATCGATGGCCAGCAGGTGCTGCTGTTCGGCCCGTTCGCCACCTTCTCCACCAAGTACCTCAAACATGGCTCGCTGCTGGACATGTTCGCCTCGCTGAACAGCCACAACGTGCTGCCGATGGTCAATGCCGGTATCGACAATATCGACCTCAGTACTTACCTGATGGGGCAGTTGATGCTCAGTTTCGATGACCGCATGAACGCGCTGCGCGAGTACTTCCCCAACGCCAAGAACGAAGACTGGAAGCTGCTGCAGGCCGGCCAGCGGGTGCAGGTGATCAAGAGGGATCCGGTACTGGGCGGTGTGCTGCAGTTCGGTACCGAAGTGGTGGCGGCCCAGGACGGCAGCATCGCCGCGTTGCTGGGGGCTTCGCCGGGCGCTTCGACTGCGGCGCCGATCATGCTGACCGTGCTCGAAAAGACCTTCAAGGACCGTATCCAGTCGCCCGCCTGGCAGGCCAGGCTCAAGCAAATCGTGCCGAGCTATGGGCAGAAGCTGAACAACAACCTGGCGCTGACCAACCAGACCCGGGCCTGGAGCAGCGAGCGCCTGCAGTTGCTGTATGTGCCGGTGGAGGCTGAGGTGTCGCACTGA
- a CDS encoding YgdI/YgdR family lipoprotein yields MIQRTLPAFLLALGLGALAGCASPTVITLNDGREIQATDTPKFDEDSGFYEFEQLDGKRTRLNKDQIRTVKEL; encoded by the coding sequence ATGATTCAACGGACCCTACCCGCCTTCCTGCTCGCCTTGGGCCTGGGCGCCCTCGCTGGCTGCGCATCGCCAACCGTCATTACTCTGAACGACGGCCGCGAAATCCAGGCCACCGACACACCGAAGTTCGATGAAGACTCGGGCTTCTACGAATTCGAGCAACTGGATGGCAAGCGCACGCGCCTGAACAAGGACCAGATCCGCACCGTCAAGGAGCTGTGA
- the moaB gene encoding molybdenum cofactor biosynthesis protein B has translation MKAKADTPFVPLNIAVLTVSDTRTFDTDTSGQLFVDRLSAAGHRLAERVLLKDDLYKIRAQVATWIADDSVQVVLITGGTGFTGRDSTPEAVACLLDKQVEGFGELFRQISVADIGTSTVQSRALAGLANGTLVCCLPGSTNAVRTGWDGILAEQLDARHRPCNFVAHLKQAAACDSRG, from the coding sequence ATGAAAGCCAAGGCAGATACCCCCTTCGTGCCGTTGAATATTGCCGTGCTCACGGTCAGCGACACCCGCACCTTCGACACCGACACCTCCGGCCAGCTGTTCGTCGACCGGCTGAGCGCCGCCGGCCATCGCTTGGCCGAACGCGTGCTGCTGAAGGACGACCTGTACAAGATTCGCGCCCAGGTCGCCACCTGGATTGCCGATGACAGCGTTCAGGTGGTGCTGATCACCGGCGGCACCGGCTTCACCGGCCGCGACAGCACGCCCGAGGCCGTGGCCTGCCTGCTGGACAAGCAGGTAGAAGGTTTTGGTGAGCTGTTTCGGCAGATTTCCGTGGCCGACATTGGCACCTCCACTGTGCAATCGCGGGCCCTGGCCGGGCTGGCCAACGGTACCTTGGTGTGCTGCCTGCCGGGCTCGACCAACGCGGTGCGCACCGGTTGGGACGGTATCCTCGCCGAACAGCTGGATGCCCGCCATCGCCCTTGCAACTTCGTCGCGCATTTGAAACAGGCAGCGGCCTGTGACAGCCGTGGCTGA
- a CDS encoding molybdopterin molybdotransferase MoeA: protein MPVEQALEQLLALAEAAPIGGTENLPLAEAEGRVLAVDLVASLDLPPWPNSAMDGYALRLADWRGEPLPVSQRIFAGHAPQPLQAGTCARIFTGAPLPEGADCIEMQENTEVAEDGRVRFLEPLKTGQNIRPQGQETRKGEQVMSAGTRLGPIELGLAATLGHGRLDVVRKVRVAVLSTGDELVEPGLPLGPGQIYNSNRRLLVSWLQRLGCEVVDAGILPDDLERTRTCLAELGDVDLILSTGGVSVGEADYLGAALREAGELALWKLAIKPGKPLTFGHFQGVPVIGLPGNPASTLVTFALLTRPYLLRRQGVADVTPLRFDMPAGFDWPKPGTRREYLRARIEQGQVRIYKNQSSGVLRSAAWADGLVEVREGSTPKQGDSVPFIPFSELLG, encoded by the coding sequence ATGCCGGTGGAGCAGGCCCTGGAACAACTGCTGGCATTGGCCGAAGCGGCCCCGATCGGCGGCACGGAGAACCTGCCACTGGCAGAAGCCGAGGGCCGTGTGCTGGCCGTTGACCTGGTGGCCTCGCTCGACCTGCCGCCTTGGCCGAACAGCGCCATGGACGGTTACGCCCTGCGCCTGGCTGACTGGCGGGGCGAACCACTGCCGGTCAGCCAGCGGATTTTCGCCGGCCATGCGCCGCAGCCGCTGCAAGCGGGCACTTGCGCACGCATCTTCACCGGGGCACCGCTGCCCGAAGGTGCCGACTGCATCGAGATGCAGGAAAACACCGAAGTGGCAGAAGACGGCCGGGTACGCTTTCTCGAGCCGTTGAAAACCGGGCAGAACATTCGCCCCCAAGGCCAGGAAACCCGCAAGGGCGAACAGGTGATGAGCGCCGGCACCCGGCTGGGGCCGATCGAGCTGGGCCTGGCGGCGACCTTGGGCCACGGCCGCCTGGATGTCGTGCGCAAGGTACGGGTGGCGGTGCTGTCCACCGGTGACGAACTGGTCGAGCCTGGCCTGCCGCTGGGGCCGGGGCAGATCTACAACAGCAACCGCCGGCTGCTGGTCAGCTGGTTGCAGCGCCTGGGTTGCGAGGTCGTCGATGCGGGCATTTTGCCGGATGACCTGGAACGCACCCGTACATGCCTGGCCGAACTGGGCGACGTCGACCTGATTTTGTCCACCGGCGGTGTCTCGGTGGGCGAAGCCGACTATCTCGGCGCTGCCCTGCGCGAAGCCGGTGAACTGGCCTTGTGGAAGCTGGCGATCAAGCCAGGCAAGCCGCTGACGTTCGGCCACTTCCAGGGTGTGCCGGTCATCGGCCTGCCGGGCAACCCGGCCTCGACCCTGGTCACCTTCGCCCTGCTGACCCGGCCCTACCTGTTGCGGCGTCAGGGCGTGGCCGATGTCACGCCCCTGCGGTTCGACATGCCGGCCGGCTTTGACTGGCCCAAGCCCGGCACGCGCCGCGAGTACCTGCGCGCCCGCATCGAACAGGGTCAGGTGCGCATCTACAAGAATCAGAGTTCTGGCGTGCTGCGCAGCGCGGCCTGGGCCGATGGGCTGGTGGAAGTACGCGAAGGCAGTACGCCGAAACAGGGTGACAGCGTGCCGTTCATTCCCTTCAGTGAGCTACTTGGCTGA
- a CDS encoding glycosyltransferase family 4 protein: MRILWTLPYLPWPTTSGSKTRQYHLIRALAQRGHRITLLVQSKIPLGDAAREALEPLLERLIVLPRRPLHSPLNLLASPIIDYPMRAIINGLAPCLRHRFEQLLDEPWDVIQIEHSYSFQPFEKALQARGLPYMLSEHTLESVMGGASHDRLPLWLRPLNAFDRWRYRRWEQRVLRQPSELVAVSAHDAELIAQISGRPVNVVVNGVDCDFYQHVQPALHSQRLLFVGNFEYGANLEAIEWALEDIMPQVWQSNPAVRLAIAGHAMPASWKLHWSDPRIEWFGYRPDLRELQRCSALFFAPLRYAGGSKVKILEAMAAGLPVITTGKGVSGLAANNGEHYLGSEDGDQLALLITQLLNQPWRMSQLSDAGRQLARQYHDWSVAAQQLENVHRRLAQAAPAEAAPLASA; encoded by the coding sequence ATGCGCATTCTCTGGACACTGCCGTACCTGCCCTGGCCGACCACCAGTGGCAGCAAGACCCGGCAATACCACCTGATACGCGCACTGGCACAGCGGGGCCACCGCATTACCCTGCTGGTGCAATCGAAGATCCCCCTCGGCGATGCTGCACGCGAGGCCCTGGAACCTTTGCTCGAACGCCTCATCGTGCTACCCCGCCGGCCCCTGCACAGCCCGCTGAACCTGCTGGCCTCGCCGATCATCGACTACCCCATGCGGGCCATCATCAATGGCCTGGCCCCTTGCCTGCGGCACCGCTTCGAGCAATTGCTGGACGAGCCCTGGGACGTGATCCAGATCGAGCACAGCTACAGCTTCCAGCCCTTCGAAAAGGCCCTGCAGGCACGCGGGCTGCCCTACATGCTCAGCGAACACACCTTGGAGTCGGTGATGGGTGGCGCCAGCCATGATCGCCTGCCGCTGTGGCTGCGCCCGCTCAACGCCTTCGACCGCTGGCGCTATCGACGCTGGGAACAGCGGGTATTGCGCCAGCCCAGCGAACTGGTGGCGGTCAGCGCCCACGATGCCGAGCTGATCGCACAGATCAGCGGGCGCCCGGTTAACGTGGTGGTCAATGGTGTGGACTGTGACTTCTACCAGCACGTGCAACCCGCCCTGCATAGCCAGCGCCTGCTGTTCGTTGGCAATTTCGAGTATGGCGCCAACCTGGAGGCCATCGAATGGGCGCTGGAGGACATCATGCCCCAGGTGTGGCAGAGCAACCCGGCAGTACGCCTGGCGATTGCCGGGCATGCCATGCCGGCCAGCTGGAAACTGCACTGGAGCGACCCCCGTATCGAATGGTTCGGCTACCGCCCCGACCTGCGTGAACTGCAGCGGTGTTCGGCACTGTTCTTCGCACCGCTGCGCTATGCCGGTGGCTCCAAGGTGAAAATCCTCGAAGCGATGGCCGCCGGATTGCCGGTGATCACCACCGGCAAAGGCGTTTCTGGCCTGGCCGCGAACAATGGTGAACACTACCTGGGCAGTGAGGATGGCGACCAGTTGGCGCTGCTGATCACCCAGTTGCTCAACCAGCCCTGGCGCATGAGCCAGTTGAGCGATGCCGGGCGCCAGCTCGCCCGCCAGTACCACGACTGGAGCGTGGCTGCCCAGCAACTGGAAAACGTCCACAGGCGCCTGGCCCAGGCGGCTCCGGCCGAAGCTGCGCCGCTGGCCAGTGCCTGA
- the yegS gene encoding lipid kinase YegS produces the protein MQERKAMLILHGKQAMNEDVRSAVHGLRDSGWVLDVRVTWEAGDAPRLVNEALAAGYGHIVAGGGDGTLRDVAEAMGLAGTQASLALLPLGTANDFAKAAGIPLEPATALSLLNLPARPTDLGQAGDQLFLNMATGGFGSQVTANTSEDLKKVLGAAAYLFTGLSRFSELQAASVELQGPGFHWQGDLLALGIGNGRQAGGGQELCPEALVDDGLLDIAILPAPQEMVGTLRELLAGNGLFVRARLPWVEIKCSQGLDINLDGEPVQADKLRFQARPAALRLHLPDGSPLLSRPD, from the coding sequence ATGCAAGAGCGCAAGGCAATGCTGATCCTGCACGGCAAGCAGGCCATGAACGAAGACGTGCGCAGCGCCGTGCACGGCCTGCGCGACAGCGGCTGGGTGCTGGATGTGCGGGTCACCTGGGAGGCCGGTGACGCCCCGCGGCTGGTCAACGAGGCGCTGGCTGCCGGTTACGGCCATATTGTTGCAGGGGGCGGGGACGGAACGCTGCGCGATGTTGCCGAAGCCATGGGCCTGGCGGGTACACAGGCCAGCCTGGCGTTGTTGCCGCTGGGCACGGCCAATGATTTTGCCAAGGCTGCCGGCATACCCCTGGAGCCTGCCACGGCACTGTCCTTGCTGAACCTGCCCGCACGGCCAACAGACCTGGGCCAGGCCGGCGACCAGTTGTTCCTGAACATGGCCACGGGCGGTTTTGGCAGCCAGGTCACGGCCAACACCTCCGAAGACCTGAAGAAAGTGCTGGGCGCGGCCGCCTACCTGTTCACCGGGTTGTCGCGCTTCAGCGAACTGCAGGCGGCCTCGGTGGAGCTGCAAGGGCCGGGTTTCCACTGGCAGGGTGACCTGCTGGCGTTGGGGATCGGCAATGGCCGCCAGGCCGGCGGTGGGCAAGAGTTGTGCCCCGAGGCCCTGGTGGACGACGGCTTGCTCGACATTGCCATCCTGCCGGCACCACAGGAAATGGTGGGGACGCTGCGTGAACTGTTGGCCGGTAACGGGCTGTTCGTCAGGGCCAGGTTGCCCTGGGTCGAGATCAAGTGCTCGCAAGGGCTGGACATCAACCTCGATGGCGAGCCTGTGCAGGCCGACAAGTTGCGCTTCCAGGCCAGGCCCGCTGCACTGCGCCTGCACCTGCCGGACGGCTCGCCGCTGCTCAGTCGTCCAGACTGA
- a CDS encoding response regulator transcription factor: MTCRLLLVDDHSLIRAGVRALVCDIPGYEVIGEADDGSQLLEQVRKLAPDIVLLDISMRSTSGLDALTQLRASGSACKVLILSMHTDPDLIMRALESGAHGYLLKDTSATELEQALAAVRNGERYLSPAIAHTVINQALQRARQGKQPAGERHNLTARQLEILRLIVRGKSTREIATGLGLSIKTVETHRSQIMKRLQIHDVAGLVLFAVREKIISLDD; encoded by the coding sequence ATGACCTGTAGACTGCTGCTGGTAGACGACCACTCGCTGATCCGCGCAGGGGTGCGCGCACTGGTCTGCGACATCCCTGGTTATGAGGTAATCGGTGAGGCCGACGACGGCAGCCAGTTGCTCGAACAGGTGCGCAAGCTGGCACCGGACATCGTCTTGCTGGATATTTCCATGCGCTCGACCAGCGGCCTGGATGCCCTCACCCAGCTGCGCGCCAGCGGCAGTGCCTGCAAAGTGCTGATCCTGTCGATGCATACCGACCCGGACCTGATCATGCGCGCCCTGGAAAGCGGCGCCCACGGCTACCTGCTCAAGGACACCAGCGCCACCGAACTGGAGCAGGCCCTGGCCGCGGTACGCAACGGCGAGCGTTACCTCAGCCCAGCCATCGCCCACACGGTCATCAACCAGGCGCTGCAGCGCGCCAGGCAGGGCAAGCAGCCCGCTGGCGAGCGGCATAACCTCACGGCGCGACAACTGGAAATCCTGCGCCTGATCGTGCGCGGCAAGTCCACCCGGGAGATCGCCACCGGCCTGGGCCTGTCGATCAAGACCGTGGAAACCCACCGCTCGCAGATCATGAAACGCCTGCAGATCCATGACGTGGCCGGCCTGGTGCTGTTCGCGGTGCGCGAAAAAATCATCAGTCTGGACGACTGA
- a CDS encoding sensor histidine kinase, producing the protein MFPRLKTPLRCCSRAALLRWATVGLCVASLGANLLLYLADQAIPASLLVLQLAATLSAAVHLGLGARSISLRPAELAERMLKVQENERQHLSRELHDDIGQLLTAAKLQLQWLQRRMPDELQGHCDALRSTLDDTLGNVRDVSALLNPRQLASLGLEASLRAHLMRTLGNSGVHWSLACNQRLGGIDEAVAMAVFRITQEAVTNMLRHAQAHNLVVRLQRTPEGLALSIHDDGRGFVPARQPAEAGQRGLAGMQERVTALQGSLDITSQLGLGTRIEAVFPWPPRTQQRARSTATHDL; encoded by the coding sequence ATGTTCCCACGCTTGAAGACTCCTTTGCGTTGCTGCTCCCGCGCTGCCCTGCTGCGCTGGGCGACGGTCGGGCTGTGCGTGGCCTCGCTGGGCGCCAACCTGCTGCTGTACCTGGCCGACCAGGCGATCCCGGCCAGCCTGCTGGTGCTGCAGCTGGCTGCCACGCTGAGTGCCGCCGTGCACTTGGGCCTGGGCGCCAGGTCGATCAGCTTGCGCCCCGCTGAACTGGCCGAGCGCATGCTCAAGGTCCAGGAAAACGAGCGCCAGCATCTGAGCCGGGAACTGCACGACGATATCGGCCAGTTGCTCACCGCCGCCAAGCTGCAGCTGCAGTGGCTGCAACGGCGCATGCCCGATGAGCTGCAAGGCCACTGCGACGCCTTGCGCAGCACGCTGGATGACACCCTGGGCAACGTGCGCGATGTCTCCGCCCTGCTCAACCCGCGGCAGTTGGCCAGCCTTGGCCTTGAAGCCAGCCTGCGCGCGCACCTGATGCGCACGCTGGGCAACAGCGGCGTGCACTGGAGCCTGGCCTGCAATCAGCGCCTGGGCGGCATCGACGAGGCGGTGGCCATGGCGGTGTTCCGCATTACCCAGGAAGCCGTGACCAACATGCTGCGCCACGCCCAGGCACACAACCTGGTCGTCCGTCTGCAGCGCACCCCCGAGGGGTTGGCGTTGTCGATTCACGACGATGGTCGTGGCTTCGTGCCCGCCAGGCAACCGGCCGAAGCAGGCCAGCGCGGCTTGGCCGGGATGCAGGAGCGGGTAACCGCTTTGCAGGGCAGCCTGGACATTACCAGCCAGCTCGGCCTGGGCACGCGCATCGAGGCGGTGTTTCCATGGCCTCCGCGCACCCAGCAACGCGCCAGGAGTACTGCCACCCATGACCTGTAG
- a CDS encoding histidine kinase gives MDSALSFDDALQGFLLDAQVLLTQAQECLQHLELIDNDPDACRCLDNALDSLARQATHLGLREVAHYTTALQQLLAPACHSGCLQREALPAVGACLTLLAWQLELVDPCTGRLNLDIGEQLVLLGELAKVVQQPLAQACTHCDEQGSVCIHPHDETADSTPPGRSSPRY, from the coding sequence ATGGACAGCGCCTTATCGTTCGATGACGCCCTGCAGGGTTTCCTGCTGGATGCCCAGGTGTTGCTGACCCAGGCCCAGGAATGCCTGCAGCATCTGGAGCTGATCGACAACGACCCGGATGCCTGCCGCTGCCTGGACAATGCCCTCGACAGCCTCGCCCGGCAGGCTACGCACCTGGGCCTGCGCGAAGTTGCCCATTACACCACTGCCCTGCAACAGCTGCTGGCACCGGCCTGCCACAGCGGTTGCCTGCAGCGCGAAGCCCTGCCCGCAGTAGGGGCCTGCCTGACTCTGCTGGCCTGGCAGCTGGAACTGGTCGATCCGTGTACCGGGCGGCTCAACCTGGACATCGGCGAGCAGCTGGTGCTACTGGGTGAACTGGCCAAAGTCGTGCAGCAACCCCTTGCGCAAGCCTGCACGCACTGCGACGAGCAAGGCAGCGTGTGCATCCACCCGCATGACGAGACGGCAGACAGCACGCCCCCTGGCCGTTCATCCCCCAGGTATTGA
- a CDS encoding chemotaxis protein CheV: MAGILDTVDQRTQLVGENRLEILMFRLAGRQLFAIWNVFKVQEVLQLPKLTLMPQRHAFVCGVVNLRGQTLPVIDLSQAIGMRPLQPGPDSTIIVTEYNRSVQAFLVGGVDRIVNMNWEAIMPPPSSAGRQHYLTAITKVDDKLVEVIDVEKVLAEIVPYNARVSGDKLADPVLARARGREVLLVDDSSVALAQLRDTLSQLGVKLHVASDGLKALRMLKGWADAGENVCEKLLMVFTDAEMPEMDGYRLTTEIRDDARLRQLYVVLHTSLSGSFNESMVKKVGCDNFLSKFQPDRLVDVVKQRLLLDAATA, encoded by the coding sequence ATGGCTGGCATTCTCGACACGGTAGACCAACGCACGCAACTGGTGGGCGAGAACCGCCTGGAAATCCTGATGTTCCGCCTGGCCGGCCGCCAGCTGTTCGCGATCTGGAACGTGTTCAAGGTGCAGGAAGTGCTGCAGCTGCCCAAGCTGACCCTGATGCCCCAGCGCCACGCTTTTGTCTGCGGGGTGGTCAACCTGCGCGGCCAGACCCTGCCGGTGATCGACCTGTCCCAGGCGATCGGCATGCGACCGCTGCAGCCGGGACCGGACAGCACCATCATCGTCACCGAATACAACCGCTCGGTGCAGGCGTTCCTGGTGGGCGGTGTCGATCGCATCGTCAACATGAACTGGGAGGCGATCATGCCGCCGCCGTCCAGCGCCGGTCGCCAGCATTACCTGACCGCCATCACCAAGGTCGATGACAAGCTGGTGGAGGTGATCGACGTGGAGAAGGTGTTGGCCGAAATCGTGCCGTACAACGCCCGGGTTTCCGGCGACAAGCTCGCTGACCCGGTGCTGGCCCGGGCCCGCGGTCGCGAAGTGCTGCTGGTGGACGATTCCAGCGTGGCCCTGGCGCAATTGCGCGATACGCTGTCCCAGCTGGGCGTGAAGCTGCACGTGGCCAGTGATGGCTTGAAGGCGTTGCGCATGCTCAAGGGCTGGGCCGACGCAGGTGAGAACGTATGCGAGAAATTGCTGATGGTATTCACCGACGCCGAGATGCCGGAAATGGACGGCTACCGGTTGACTACCGAGATCCGTGACGATGCCCGTTTGCGCCAGCTTTACGTGGTGCTGCACACTTCGCTGTCGGGCAGTTTCAACGAGTCGATGGTAAAGAAGGTGGGCTGCGACAACTTCCTGTCCAAGTTCCAGCCCGATCGCCTGGTCGATGTGGTCAAGCAACGCCTGTTGCTGGACGCCGCCACTGCGTGA
- a CDS encoding MOSC domain-containing protein gives MFLSELYRYPVKSGQGQRLQASAVGLLGLQGDRRWMVVEEDNGRFLTQRAWPQLGQIKASADDSGQLLLEAPGQAPLQVPVPPADDALRGVTIWRDTLRVPDAGDAAAAWLSELLGKAVRLVHCPEQRARYLPNGYGLNSDRAAFPDGFPLLLIGQGSLDELNRRVGRPMEMLRFRPNLVVQGAEPFAEDGWKRIRIGSLEFRVLKPSVRCIFTTIDPATGERSEDREPMATLRTFREREGDVLFGQNLAVDGSGWLEVGMPVEILE, from the coding sequence ATGTTTCTCAGTGAGCTGTATCGGTACCCGGTGAAGTCGGGGCAGGGGCAACGCCTGCAGGCTTCAGCGGTGGGGTTGCTGGGGTTGCAGGGCGACCGGCGCTGGATGGTGGTGGAGGAAGACAACGGACGCTTCCTGACCCAGCGCGCCTGGCCTCAGCTAGGCCAGATCAAGGCAAGCGCTGATGATAGCGGCCAGTTGCTGCTGGAAGCGCCAGGGCAGGCACCCTTGCAGGTTCCTGTGCCACCTGCCGATGACGCCCTGCGTGGCGTGACCATCTGGCGCGATACCCTGCGTGTGCCGGATGCGGGGGATGCGGCGGCGGCCTGGCTGAGCGAGTTGCTGGGCAAGGCCGTGCGGCTGGTGCATTGCCCGGAGCAGCGCGCGCGTTATCTGCCCAATGGCTATGGCCTGAACAGTGACCGTGCGGCGTTCCCCGACGGTTTCCCCTTGCTGCTGATCGGCCAGGGTTCGCTGGACGAGCTCAACCGGCGTGTTGGTCGGCCCATGGAGATGCTGCGTTTTCGGCCCAACCTGGTGGTGCAGGGCGCGGAACCGTTTGCCGAAGATGGCTGGAAGCGGATTCGTATCGGCAGCCTGGAGTTTCGCGTGCTCAAGCCCAGTGTGCGCTGCATCTTTACGACCATCGACCCGGCTACCGGCGAGCGCAGCGAGGACCGTGAGCCGATGGCCACACTGAGGACCTTCCGCGAAAGAGAGGGGGATGTGCTTTTCGGGCAGAACCTGGCGGTGGATGGCAGCGGGTGGTTGGAGGTGGGGATGCCGGTCGAGATTCTGGAATAG